Below is a genomic region from Flavobacterium ginsengisoli.
TTAGAGTTGTTGGAGTTGTAAAAGACTTTAATTTAATCGATTTGCAGAATAAGGTTCCGCCAATGGTTTTTATTAGTTTAAAAACGTTAAAATGGAATAATTTCAATAGAGTGCTTGTAAAGGTTTCTCCAAATAATTTAACAGAAACGTTAGAAAAATTGAAATTATATTGGGAGAAAAACGTAAACCCAGACTATCCATTTGATTACGAATTTGTTAACAAAGGATTTGCGAAAACTTATGAAGAGCAAGTCAAGCAAAAAAACCTCTTTTTCATCCTAAATTTGGTCGTAATCGTAATTGCTATATTTGGATTGTTTGCTTTGGCATCATTTTCGATGGAGAGAAGATTGAAAGAAATCGCCATTCGAAAAACATTAGGAGCTGAAACAGATATTCTCCTAAAAGAATTGTCGAAACAATATATTGTTTACTGTTTTATAGGATTTGTAATCGGGATTGTTCCTGCTTATATATTATTACAGAAATGGCTGGAAGATTTCGCTTTTAGAATTGGAATATCGACTATTCCTTTCATAATTGCCTTGATTTCTCTTTTGTTCTTAACCTTATTTATTGTTTTAACAAAAGCATTTCAGGTAACCAAGATCGATATATTAAAGTATTTAAAATACGAATAAGCTTGTAGACCATTTTTTTAAAGAAGCCCGACAGATTTTTTTTTAAATCCGCCGGGCTTCTATTTTTAATCTTTCATCGTTACAGCATCGTTATAGATCAGTTTGTCTAGACTTTGGTCTCGATCGTATACATCTGGGAAAAAATTGACTTCTCCGTTATCCTGAACCCAACACGTAAAATATCCTATGTAAACCGGAATTTTGCGTTTAAGCATACAAGTTGTTTCTTTTTCTCCGCTCATAGCACTTTCAATTTTATCTACCGCCAGTCTGGATCGTCTTTTAAAATATGCAATGCAAGCTGTTTGGCTTCTTTCACATTTATACAACCGTGACTGAAAGTACGTTTTTCAAATTCGAACAAACTTTTTGCAGGCGTGTCGTGCATGTAAATATCGTTCGGATTTGGAAACATAAATTTTACTAATCCTAGAGAATTCTTTGGTCCTGGTTTTTGTCGCACTTTCCCTCCATTCCATTCCATATTATGTTCTGCCAGATAGTTTTTATCACTTGCCATCTGGAGTTTTAATTCATTTTGAATAATACTCGTTGGCACATACCAATAAGGACTAAAAACAATCCGATCCATATTACCGCTAAAAATTACAGTCTCACTAAGCCTGTTACCAACAAAAATATCCGAAACAAGATCGTATTTTCCGTCCTTAACATAGAATAATCTGAATGACGGGATATTTACCATGACATATTCTTCAGCTTTTGCCAATTTGGTCGGAATCCATCTGCATCTTTCCATATTCAACATAATGGTCCTGATTCTTTTACTAATCGGCTCATTCATCTGATTGATAATATCTCTTGTTAGGGCATAATTTATTTTTAGATTATATCTTTTTTTATAATTTAAAACTCCCGCCATCAATTCTTCATCATAAATATCACTTCCAGAATCTTGTTTTAAATCTCCAACTACAAATAAGCGATTTCTAATTTGTTTTATAGCAATAGCTGTATCGTCTGGTCTTAAGTCTTTAAAATTGAGACTATCAATTGTAATTTTCTTCCAAAGATTATCGGTTTCTATTTTACGGTATTTTTTAAGTGCATCTTTCAATTTGTAATATTGGCTGAATAACAGATTATCATCTTCATTCAATCGATCTGAATCTACCATTAATGAATCTAGAATGTGAGTATACGAAATAGATTTTGCAGGCAAGTACCATCCTATTTTTTTCAAAGTCGCAGGATCTACCCCAGAATATACATTACTTGCATAAAATACATACATGCTTGTAAGCAGTAATTCGGTATCAAGCTGTGGTGGTTTGTTTGAAGAACTTTCATTAAAAGCCTCATCAATTTGCTCTTTGTAAGGCATTTTCTCTTCAATACCTTGATCTTTAAGAACATTTACTTTCTGGTACAATAAGGATCCAAATTCGGTTATACTTTTATCATCATACCAAATAGATTTATAGTCTTTGGCTTTGTAAATACCCTCGACATCTTTCTGATATTTTTTAAGCTTAGGATATTTTTTAAAAAAAGCATTGATTGAAGCGGCATCGAGAGTAATGACCGAAACAGCTTTTCGATTTGTTAAATCAGTATTGTTTTTGGCACTGTTGGATAATGAATTGAATGAAAATGCAAAAAAACCGACTGTAACAATAATTAAAGAAAAAGTAAAATTTCGCATATTTTTAAAGTTTTAAATTAGTGGAAATAACTTTAAAAAAAATACCGAAAACCCAATAAACACTCTAAAAAAACCTTAGTTTTCACATATTTTTTTCATCTCTGGCAATCATCGATTTGGGCTATCAAATATAACGAAGTTTTGTGAGAATTTTATTTAATTGAAAGAAAACTTACATAAAAAATATTCATTTAAATAGAAAAACTTTTCTCAAAGCATCAGAACACTAATCATTCTTAATTATGATTTTCAATAAAAAATACTTTTGAATAATTTTGAATAATCTCAATATCAATAATTACAATTCAAAAACGCTTAATTTCCGAACTTAATCTGTTATCTTTGCACCCTGAAATCAGTTTAAATAAATATAATCTTATAAGACTGTTTTTAGAGAATAAAAAAATAGCCCATTACAATGAAACTAGATAGAAAAGAAATTCTAAAAGCTTTAGAGACAATCACTATTGCTGGAGAAGGAAAAAATATGGTTGAAAGCGGTGCCGTAACCAATGTTATAACATTTGGAGATGAAGCTGTTGTAGACCTTGTAGTGCATACCCCTGCTATGCACATCAAAAAAAGAGCAGAAGATGATATTAGAAAAACAATTCATGATTTAATATCTCCTGATGCTAAAGTAAAAGTAAACATTAAAGTAGAAACTCCAGAGAAACCTGAAATTAAAGGTCGCGCAATTCCTGGAATTAAAAATATTATCGCTGTTGCTTCTGGTAAAGGAGGAGTAGGAAAATCTACCGTGACTGCAAACTTGGCTGTTACACTTGCAAAAATGGGCTTTAAAGTTGGTGTTTTAGATGCTGATATTTACGGACCTTCTATGCCAATTATGTTTGACGTTGAGAACGAGAAACCTGTTTCTGTAACCGTTGACGGAAAATCAAAAATGAAGCCTATTGAGAGCTATGAAATCAAAATGCTTTCAATCGGATTTTTTACAGCACCAAGTCAAGCTGTAATCTGGAGAGGACCAATGGCGAGCAAAAGCATTAAACCAAATGATTTTTGATGCAGATTGGGGAGAATTAGATTTCATGCTTCTTGACTTACCTCCTGGAACTGGAGATATTCACCTTTCTATCATGCAATCGCTTCCAATTACCGGAGCTGTTGTAGTAAGTACTCCGCAAGCAGTTGCTCTTGCAGATGCTAAAAAAGGTGTGGCAATGTTCATGCAAGACAATATCAATGTTCCTGTTTTGGGAATTATTGAAAATATGGCGTACTTTACACCAGAAGAATTGCCAGAAAACAAATACTATATCTTTGGACAAGAAGGTGCTAAAAACCTTGCTGAAGATTTAGACGTACCATTTTTAGGAGAAGTTCCAATTGTACAATCTATTCGTGAAGCAGGCGATTATGGTCGTCCAGCTGCATTGCAGACTGCCTCTCCAATAGAAAAAGTTTTTGAAGCAATTACGAGAAATGTTGTACAAGAAACAGTAAACAGAAACGAAAGCTTACCAGCAACAGAAGCCATCAAGATTACAACAATGGCAGGATGTTCGGCAGTTAAAAAATAATTAGATAATTGAGATAATGAGATAAATTAGATAATTTTAAAGAATTTCTAATTGACACATTTTCTAATTGACACATTAATATTATGACAACAGAAGAATTAACAAGTAATGTTTTATTGGCCTTAGATGAGATAAGACCATTCTTAAAATCTGACGGTGGAGATATTTCATTAATTTCTATTGAAGACGACAAACATGTAAAAGTTCGTTTGGAAGGAGCTTGCATCAGCTGTAGTGTTAATCAAATGACGCTAAAAGCAGGTGTTGAAACAACTATCAAAAAATATGCTCCGCAAATTGAAACTGTGGTAAATGTAATGTAACAAAATAGTGTCTTTTTTCAGAATCAAAACCTTCACAGTTTAACAGGAATAATAGGTGTTTTATTGTTTGATTAATAAAATGACAAAAAAGCACCAAAAAAAAGACGTTTTTTATTATATTCATAAAAAACAATATAAAGATTTAAGAGTTTCCGTTAAGGAATTGTTACAATTTTAACTTAAATTTGTCACAAAACCCTTAAATCTAAAACTATGAAAAACTATTACGCTCTTTTTTTATTATTGTTTTTTGTTTCTGTAGATTATGCCCAAAGTAAGAATGTTGTGGTTGACAAGGCTTGGGTAAGTGAATCTGAAGAATGGTCTGATTTTCAATATTCGGGTAAGATTGTATTTTCAATCAACCCAAATGAAGAACCAGGATCACTACGAATTGGAAACTACGATTTCTTATATGATTTTGTAGAAGGAAAAGCAAAATTTACAATAAAATCGACCTACAGTTCTGCTGAATTCTCTCATCCGAGAAAACTTTCGGCTTCAACTGATAAACAAGGAGTTTTAAACACAACTTACGAAGGAACATTGGTTTTCCAGTCTGACAGAGATTATTATTCTGTAATTGCAGTGATTACCATTCTTGAAAAAAATGACAACGTTCTTGGCGTAAAAATGCGCTTAAAGGACAATAACAGAAAAGAATACGCATTTAGTACTAAACCTACTAGCTAATATAAATTAGGATTTTTTCACGTTATCAAATCCTGCCAAAATTCCAATAATTAAAATGGATGTATTAATTAAAATTAAAGATCGAGAAGGAGTTATACACGAATTACAAGCTCCAACTGATATGGCAATGAATATAATGGAGTTATGCAAAGCATACGAACTTCCT
It encodes:
- a CDS encoding L,D-transpeptidase family protein, with product MRNFTFSLIIVTVGFFAFSFNSLSNSAKNNTDLTNRKAVSVITLDAASINAFFKKYPKLKKYQKDVEGIYKAKDYKSIWYDDKSITEFGSLLYQKVNVLKDQGIEEKMPYKEQIDEAFNESSSNKPPQLDTELLLTSMYVFYASNVYSGVDPATLKKIGWYLPAKSISYTHILDSLMVDSDRLNEDDNLLFSQYYKLKDALKKYRKIETDNLWKKITIDSLNFKDLRPDDTAIAIKQIRNRLFVVGDLKQDSGSDIYDEELMAGVLNYKKRYNLKINYALTRDIINQMNEPISKRIRTIMLNMERCRWIPTKLAKAEEYVMVNIPSFRLFYVKDGKYDLVSDIFVGNRLSETVIFSGNMDRIVFSPYWYVPTSIIQNELKLQMASDKNYLAEHNMEWNGGKVRQKPGPKNSLGLVKFMFPNPNDIYMHDTPAKSLFEFEKRTFSHGCINVKEAKQLALHILKDDPDWR
- a CDS encoding NifU family protein → MTTEELTSNVLLALDEIRPFLKSDGGDISLISIEDDKHVKVRLEGACISCSVNQMTLKAGVETTIKKYAPQIETVVNVM